TCATAAATGATGAATAGAGTTGTTTCCAAACAACTACCATTTTGGCATCCCCCGCTTGCGGCGGGAAAAAGTCGCGAAAAAGAGTGTGCATTGGGTGCTGCACCCAATGCACACTCTTTTTCGCGAAATCTTGATTGCGAAGGCGTAAGCCTGTTCAATCAGTTTTTTAAGGAACAGGTCTAATATGCTATGGCGTGCCCAGGGCGACATCAATCGATTTAAGCTCAAAATACGCTTCGATGACACGCCGCACCACTGGCCCGGCAACACTGGCGCCTTCACCGCCGTTATAAACGAATGCGACGACGGCAATTTCTGGGTTGTCGTAGGGTGCGTAGGCCACCGTCCAGGCATGTGTGGGCCAGTTGCCCGGTTTGCAGAGATTTTTTTCAGCTGCGAATTCATCGCAATATTCGGCGGTGCCGGTTTTCCCTGCGGCGGCAATATCAAGCTTTTGGAAGCCGACCGCGTCAATGGAAAGTGTGCCCTGGGTTACAGCCAGTCGCATCCCTTCTTGCACCTTTTGAACAACCCAAGGGGCTACCGTGGTTTGCTCGCCGGTTAGTTTGGCTTCACACCCCCCCGGTTCTACAGGCTCATTGAAAATATCGATCACCGGGTCTTGGGTAATGTCCCAACGAACATCGGGTTCAAAGCTCTGTACTACTATGCCATTCGCGTCGATGATTTCGTGTACCAGAGTAGGACGCATAAGCACGCCGTCGTTGGCGATGGTTGCTGCCGACATAAGCACTTGCAAGGGGGTAGCAATGACAAAGCCCTGACCCACGCTGGCAATATAGGTATCGCCGATCGCCCAGTTTTCGCCGTGGGCAATACGCTTCCAGGTGGGGTCGGGGATGGTGCCATCCGATGCGTCGGGAAGTTCAATGCCAGGGTATGAACCGTAACCCAGGGCGCGGGCATAGGTTCCCAAACGGCAGATACCAAGACCTTCGGGGATTTCGTCTTTGTAGCCACCACCGAGTTTATAGAAATAAACGTTGCTGGAATTTGAAATGCCGCCCAAAAAATCGAGTTGCCCAAACCCAGCCCGGTTCCAGTCTACAAATTCGCGCTGGTAACCGGGGTCGTTGGGGCTGAATTTCTCGGTGATGACAATCGTACCGGGTGTATCGATGACCTGCTCGGCAGTAACCACCCCCTCGTTGAGCGCGCCCACTGCTGTAGAAAGCTTGAAGACAGAACCCGCCGGGAGTTCGGCGCCCACCGCATGGTTCAGCAGCGGGTCGCGCACATCAGCCAGGAGTTGCTGGTAATAATAGGCTGGAATAATGCGCGCCATACGATTATTCTCATAAGTCGGGAATGAAACCATGGAGAGGATTTCCCCGGTTTGGGGATTCATGGCAATGGCTACACCGCTGGTAATTCTTAGCTCATTGAAATATGCGTTCCAACCACCGATTTCGCCCAGCAAAACCGCTTCGGTAGCTTCTTGCAGGCGCGTATCAATGGTCAGGGTGATATTTTGTCCGGGGATGGGTGCAATCGGGGGGTGAATATCGCGCACAATTTGTCCGGCAACATCCACCTCCACCACGCGTTTGCCCGGCTTGCCGCGCAGAATGGTCTCGAAATAACTTTCAATTCCCGCATAGCCGATCTTGTCCCGATTGGGGATGAAGCCGCGTTCGCGATAATAGGTTTCGGTGGCCTCCGAGATGGGGCCCAAAAAACCGATGATGGATGCGGTCAGTGAGCCAGTCGGATAATCGCGTATCGGTTCAATTTCAATGAGAACGCCAGGCCAGTCTACGGCGTTTTCTTCGATGATCATTGCCAGCGTGCGATCAACATTGCACTTGATTTTCACTGTGCGGTAGGGCGTGCTGGTGATGCCATAGTCGGCCAGTTGAGCAATGCCGTGCTCAGAAACACACGGTACATAGGGCGTTTCGATAGAGATTTCTCCCTGGTTGACTGGCACGTCAATGATTTCGGAGAGTTCGCGAAAGATTTCCTGAATTTCCCCCGGATCATCGGGAAGTTCTGCGGGCAGGATTGAGACATCGTATGAAGCGATATTGCGTGCCAACACAATTCCATTTCGGTCGTAGATCACGCCGCGCAGGGTGGGTAAGCTGATCTCGCTGATGCGGTTTTCTTCGGCCAGGGCAATATGCTCTTCGTAGCTAACCACCTGAAGATTGACCAGCCGCACAATATACAGGGAAAATATCAACGCAATCGCGATAATAAACGCTAAAATACGCCATCCCGTGACTTGATTTTTGAGAATACCTGATTCGTTCATATTTGAATAATTTCTGGATGCAACCAACCTGCAAAATCTCGCACAATCGCATAAACTGGCGCGGCGAGCAAAATATTTAGAAACAAGCTGGGCAAGGTGATAATCTCCAGAGTTTCCAGCCAGGGCAGGGGTGTCCCGGCAAGGCTCAATGACAAGGCAGTGGTGATGTGACTGATAAGTGTGCCCAGCAATGTGAGCGCAAACATGGCTAATAACGGTGTTTGCCAAATGCGTCTGCGCAGCAAGAGCGCCAGCGCCGTGGTAGCAAGATACCCGATCAACGGAATATAAAAATTAAGCGCCGATGCCAACCCGATGAATGCGCTGCCAATCAAGGCCCAGTGCCAGGCTGTGCGCACGCGTTCTTGCAGCGACCAGGCGATAATTACCAATAATACCAGATCGGCGCTGCCTTGCAGTAGCGGTATGCGGCTAACAATCGCGGTTTGGAAAATTGCCAAAAGAGCAAAGACAGGAAAGGCAGCGAGTACAGGAATCATGATTTGGGGGCAGGAGACGATAAAGGGCGCAGGATTGAAAAAGTGGGGATACCCGAACTTTAGGGTGCGCCAGGCGTGGGGATGAGTGGGGAAAGATCAACCGGTTGGAAATTGGTGATTACCAGAACGATTTCCAGGTTGGAGAAATCGACCACGGGTTGCATGGATGCACTTTGGAAGAGGTCATAATCCTGGCTGCGGACGCCAGTGACTTGCCCGATGAGGATATTAGGTGGGTAGTTGCCACCCAACCCCGAGGTGAGTACCAACTCTCCGGGTTCAATGGTTACAGCCTGAGGAATCAAATCCAGGCCAATATCGCCGGTAATCGAGCCAGAGAGAATTGCTTCAGCGCGTGTAGGCTCCAGACGCACATTCACAGTAACGGATGGATCGGTAATTAATTGCACAAGCGCAGCCGAAGCCGTGACTTGCGAAATTCGCCCCACCAGGCCTTGTTGCGTTACCACGGGCATGCCGCGGCGCAACCCGTCATCGGAGCCGCGGTTGATATGAATATATTTTACAAAGGGGCTGGGATCACGCCCAATAACGCTGGCACCAACGTATTGATATTCGGGATACGCGCGGGCGAAATCAAGCAATGCCGATAAGATACGAAATTCGCCAAGTTGTTGTTGCAGTTCGATAATTTGGGTTTGTAAATGGGCGACTTCGGCGTTAAGAGCTTCGTTTTCACGGGTGAGTTGGGCTACATCGCGCGGCGCACTCAGATAAAACTGCACCGCCTGGAAGCGTTCCGAAACCCAGGTTTGCACAGCGATAACCGGAGAGAGTGTCAACCGTGACAGTGGTGTAAGATAACCACCCAAAGCCAATATCACCAGGCCAACCGCGATCAACGAAAGTGTAATCGTTGGCCACGGTATTCTTGATTTGGGGTTCATAATCGAAGCGGCAATTATCCTCTGCCGTCGCGCCCCAGCCCAACGAAGAGCGAATTCCACATGGGGAGATTTTCAAGTGCAATGCCGGCACCGCGGGCTACACAACTCATGGGGTCTTCAGCTACCCAGGCACGGATATTCAACTCGCTCGTCAGGCGCTCATCCAGGCCCTGTAGCAAACTGCCGCCGCCAGCCATACAGATGCCCATATCCATCAGATCGGCCACAATTTCGGGGGGGGCTTCATCCAGCGCATCTTTAACAGTATCAACAATAATTTGTACCGAACTCGACATGGCTTCGCGTAATTCAACTGATGAAACTTCGATAGCTTCAGGCAGCCCGGAGAGCAAATTGCGTCCGCGCAGGCGCACCGTTTTTTCTTTGGGTAAATGGTACGCAGAACCGGCCGCTATTTTTGCATGTTCAGCCATACGCTGTCCAATCAGCAGGTTATATTTATTTCGCACATATTGGATGATGTCTTCATCCAATTCGTCGCCAGCCACACGCAGCGAGCGCGATACAACCACGCCTTTCATGGAGAGAATTGCCACATCGGATGTGCCGCCGCCAATATCGACCACCATGCTGCCGCGTGTTTCGCTAATTGGCAAACCGGCACCCAAGGCCGCGGCTACCGGCTCTTCAATCAGGTAGACTTCGCGCGCGCCAGCTGAAATTGCGGCATCGTAGACGGCGCGCTTTTCAACTTTGGTGACGCCCGCGGGAATACCGATCACCACCCTGGGGCGGGGAACCGGTACAATGCTTTGCTGGTGCACTTTACCAATAAAATATTCCAGCATAGCCTGAGTGATCTCGAACTCTGAAATTACACCATCACGAACTGGACGAACGGTGAGTACGTTCGCCGGAGTTCGGCCAACCATTTCTTTTGCTTCTGCGCCAATCGCTAACGGCTCACGGGTGCGTTTGTCGATCGCCACCCACGAAGGTTCGCTAATTACAATCCCTTTTCCGCTAACATTGACCATAGTATTGGCAGTACCCAGATCAATGCCAATATCTAGCGAAAAGAATCCGAGTAGCCAGTTGAGTGGATTAAATGCCAACTTAGGCTCCTTGCTTTTTAGGGGAAATTTCCCGAAATACTGGGGCGATTATACCAAGCTTTGTGAATTAAGTGCTAATAAGGGATGAGAACCAGATGTGGATCAAATTGCGCATAGACATCTTGAGTAGGTGTTGTAGCCCTGTCTGCAACTCTCACATCCCTTTGCGAGTTGCCATTCTCTGGGTATAATTCGCGCCTACATTCGAGTAGGGAAAGACAGCGCATGGACCAAGTTCGCCAGATAATTGTTTCTCATCGAGATTATCATTGGTCGAACTTGGTTGACGAGGATGAGGGTTCCCCATTGCAAGATGGGGCTAACCCCGGCGAGAGTCGGGGGAAAATCGAAAGATCAGCGGAAGCCCTCCGGGAGTGCCACAGCCCGTTATCCTTTCCCTCCAACGAACGCCGTAAAAAAATCTTTGGGTAACCGAAGCGACAAAGCCGCGGCGAGTGGCGATTTCAGTGATCAGCTTTCAGTATCCGGTGACAGCAAGTTGTTTTGGTGTCCATTGGATACTGTATACTACTCACTGATAACGGATACGGAGGAACCCTATGTGTGGAATCGTTGGATATATTGGCCCGCAAGATGCTACCCCTATCATCTTGAGCGGCCTTAAACGGCTGGAATACCGCGGCTATGACTCCGCGGGGTTAGCCGTTTTGCAGGACAATCAGATCGAAGTGCGCCGCGATGCTGGCAAATTGGCGCGGCTGACTGCGTTGGTGGGAGAAGCCCCTTTGCATGGCAATATCGGCATTGGGCATACGCGCTGGGCTACCCACGGCGAACCCAATGCTCGCAATGCCCACCCGCACATGGGTATGACCGGCGATGTGGTGC
The sequence above is drawn from the Chloroflexota bacterium genome and encodes:
- the mrdA gene encoding penicillin-binding protein 2 — encoded protein: MNESGILKNQVTGWRILAFIIAIALIFSLYIVRLVNLQVVSYEEHIALAEENRISEISLPTLRGVIYDRNGIVLARNIASYDVSILPAELPDDPGEIQEIFRELSEIIDVPVNQGEISIETPYVPCVSEHGIAQLADYGITSTPYRTVKIKCNVDRTLAMIIEENAVDWPGVLIEIEPIRDYPTGSLTASIIGFLGPISEATETYYRERGFIPNRDKIGYAGIESYFETILRGKPGKRVVEVDVAGQIVRDIHPPIAPIPGQNITLTIDTRLQEATEAVLLGEIGGWNAYFNELRITSGVAIAMNPQTGEILSMVSFPTYENNRMARIIPAYYYQQLLADVRDPLLNHAVGAELPAGSVFKLSTAVGALNEGVVTAEQVIDTPGTIVITEKFSPNDPGYQREFVDWNRAGFGQLDFLGGISNSSNVYFYKLGGGYKDEIPEGLGICRLGTYARALGYGSYPGIELPDASDGTIPDPTWKRIAHGENWAIGDTYIASVGQGFVIATPLQVLMSAATIANDGVLMRPTLVHEIIDANGIVVQSFEPDVRWDITQDPVIDIFNEPVEPGGCEAKLTGEQTTVAPWVVQKVQEGMRLAVTQGTLSIDAVGFQKLDIAAAGKTGTAEYCDEFAAEKNLCKPGNWPTHAWTVAYAPYDNPEIAVVAFVYNGGEGASVAGPVVRRVIEAYFELKSIDVALGTP
- the mreC gene encoding rod shape-determining protein MreC, with translation MNPKSRIPWPTITLSLIAVGLVILALGGYLTPLSRLTLSPVIAVQTWVSERFQAVQFYLSAPRDVAQLTRENEALNAEVAHLQTQIIELQQQLGEFRILSALLDFARAYPEYQYVGASVIGRDPSPFVKYIHINRGSDDGLRRGMPVVTQQGLVGRISQVTASAALVQLITDPSVTVNVRLEPTRAEAILSGSITGDIGLDLIPQAVTIEPGELVLTSGLGGNYPPNILIGQVTGVRSQDYDLFQSASMQPVVDFSNLEIVLVITNFQPVDLSPLIPTPGAP
- a CDS encoding rod shape-determining protein — encoded protein: MAFNPLNWLLGFFSLDIGIDLGTANTMVNVSGKGIVISEPSWVAIDKRTREPLAIGAEAKEMVGRTPANVLTVRPVRDGVISEFEITQAMLEYFIGKVHQQSIVPVPRPRVVIGIPAGVTKVEKRAVYDAAISAGAREVYLIEEPVAAALGAGLPISETRGSMVVDIGGGTSDVAILSMKGVVVSRSLRVAGDELDEDIIQYVRNKYNLLIGQRMAEHAKIAAGSAYHLPKEKTVRLRGRNLLSGLPEAIEVSSVELREAMSSSVQIIVDTVKDALDEAPPEIVADLMDMGICMAGGGSLLQGLDERLTSELNIRAWVAEDPMSCVARGAGIALENLPMWNSLFVGLGRDGRG